A region of Mesorhizobium sp. AR02 DNA encodes the following proteins:
- a CDS encoding glycosyltransferase family 2 protein codes for MALVMNRSITAITVTHNSAHTVRGALARLPPGLEIICVDNASTDDLSAALSDFSVHRIDNAVNLGFGHACNIGAAAASGEYLLFINPDVRLGTDAVDALMQAAERYPNCGVFVPRTNTVDGRLWFREQSEIDRLSGVSLPTRIRQVWGDCCVRFVNGGVFMIKRTLFLDTGGFDEDIFLYFEDDDLSHRLLQRDEPMILVSGAHAVHDVGTSVAQSTRSRIFRYRSKMRSEIHLRKKYGIAYSPFVDILRYSTKIGFYCLTLNRNRLINSLGRLIGIFDSILDRSRANRNNGYVA; via the coding sequence ATGGCTTTGGTAATGAATAGGTCGATAACTGCTATTACCGTGACGCATAACAGCGCGCATACCGTGCGTGGCGCGCTCGCTCGCCTGCCTCCAGGGCTGGAGATCATATGCGTCGACAATGCAAGTACCGACGATCTTTCCGCCGCGCTGTCGGACTTTTCCGTTCATCGTATTGATAATGCTGTAAACCTCGGCTTTGGGCACGCCTGCAACATCGGGGCGGCGGCGGCATCGGGGGAGTATCTGCTGTTCATCAATCCCGACGTGCGTCTTGGGACGGACGCCGTCGATGCGCTCATGCAGGCGGCTGAACGATACCCAAATTGCGGCGTCTTCGTGCCGCGCACCAACACGGTGGATGGGCGGCTGTGGTTTCGCGAGCAGAGCGAGATCGATCGCCTGTCCGGTGTGTCGCTGCCCACACGCATCCGGCAGGTCTGGGGGGATTGTTGCGTCCGCTTCGTCAATGGCGGCGTGTTCATGATCAAACGAACGCTCTTCCTCGATACGGGCGGATTTGATGAGGATATCTTTCTGTATTTCGAAGATGACGACCTCTCTCATCGCCTGCTGCAGCGTGACGAACCCATGATCCTTGTCAGTGGCGCGCATGCTGTCCACGACGTCGGCACTTCAGTTGCGCAATCAACCCGGTCACGGATCTTCCGGTATCGGTCGAAGATGCGGTCGGAGATCCACTTGCGCAAAAAATACGGTATCGCCTATAGCCCATTCGTGGACATACTCCGCTATTCGACGAAAATAGGCTTCTATTGCCTGACGCTTAATCGAAATAGACTGATCAATTCCCTTGGCCGATTGATAGGCATATTCGACAGCATCCTTGACCGATCGCGCGCGAATCGGAACAACGGCTATGTCGCCTGA
- a CDS encoding branched-chain amino acid ABC transporter permease — MAELTLPETSAGTPAWLEWTLVGLGIAALLAAPFLVYPIFLMKMLCFALFACAFNLLLGYTGLLSFGHATFFGGAAYFAAHAVKVWGWPPEAGILLGMAGAALLGLVMGFFAIRRQGIYFAMITLALSQMFFFFCVQAPFTEGEDGIQGVPRGMLFGVLDLNVSLNMYYFVLAVFLIGVFAIWRIVNSPFGMILRSIRENENRAISLGYSVANYKLGAFVMSAALAGLAGSLKAIVFQFATLTDVTWQMSGEVILMTLLGGIGTMVGPIIGASLVVGLENTLATSGFPVTIATGLIFMVCVLIFRRGIVGELYARLLNPAAKD; from the coding sequence ATGGCAGAGCTGACGCTGCCCGAGACATCAGCCGGAACCCCGGCATGGCTTGAATGGACGCTGGTCGGGCTCGGCATAGCGGCGCTGCTGGCGGCGCCATTCCTGGTCTATCCGATCTTCCTGATGAAGATGCTGTGTTTTGCGCTGTTCGCCTGCGCGTTCAATCTCCTGCTCGGCTATACCGGCCTGCTGTCTTTCGGCCACGCCACCTTCTTTGGCGGCGCCGCCTACTTCGCCGCGCATGCCGTCAAGGTGTGGGGTTGGCCGCCGGAAGCCGGCATCCTGCTTGGCATGGCGGGTGCGGCCCTGCTCGGCCTCGTCATGGGCTTCTTCGCCATCCGCCGGCAAGGCATCTATTTCGCCATGATCACGCTGGCGCTGTCGCAGATGTTCTTCTTCTTCTGCGTGCAGGCGCCCTTCACCGAAGGCGAGGACGGCATTCAGGGCGTGCCGCGCGGCATGCTGTTCGGCGTCCTCGACCTGAACGTCTCGCTGAACATGTATTATTTCGTGCTGGCGGTGTTCCTGATCGGCGTCTTCGCCATCTGGCGCATTGTCAATTCGCCCTTCGGCATGATCCTGCGCTCGATCCGCGAAAACGAGAATCGCGCCATTTCGCTGGGCTATTCCGTCGCCAACTACAAGCTCGGCGCCTTCGTCATGTCGGCGGCGCTGGCCGGGCTGGCAGGCTCCCTCAAGGCGATCGTTTTCCAGTTCGCCACGCTGACCGACGTTACCTGGCAGATGTCGGGCGAGGTGATCCTGATGACGCTGCTCGGCGGCATCGGCACGATGGTAGGACCGATCATCGGTGCGAGCCTGGTCGTCGGGTTGGAAAATACGCTTGCCACTTCCGGCTTCCCGGTGACCATCGCCACCGGGCTGATCTTCATGGTGTGCGTGCTGATCTTCCGGCGCGGCATTGTCGGCGAACTTTATGCACGACTTCTCAACCCGGCCGCGAAGGACTGA
- a CDS encoding ABC transporter substrate-binding protein produces MKVCYFVSAALLAAAAIPASAAEISDGKVKIGILNDQSGVYADFGGKWSVEAAKMAVEDFGGKVQGAPIEIISADHQNKPDIASNIARQWYDTEQVDAIMELTTSSVALAVQGISKEKKKIDIVTGAATTELTGKQCSPYGFHWAYDTHSQAVGTGGSLVQQGGDSWFFVTVDYAFGYSLKEQTAKFVESHGGKVLGEVRYPLGSTDYSSFLLQAQSSGAKVIGLANAGLDTSNSIKQAAEFGIVQGGQRLAALLFTLAEVHGLGLQAAQGVVLTEGYYWDRDDKSREFGQRFFKRTNRMPNMIQAATYSAVTQYLKAIDKAGTDETEAVAKQLHSMPVDDAVMTNGKVQSDGNMVHDMYLYQVKAPSESTKDWDYYKYLATIPGNEAFLSEKDSGCPTAAQ; encoded by the coding sequence ATGAAGGTATGCTATTTCGTTTCCGCCGCACTTCTTGCCGCGGCCGCGATCCCCGCCTCGGCCGCCGAAATTTCCGATGGCAAGGTCAAGATCGGCATCCTCAATGACCAATCCGGCGTCTATGCCGATTTCGGCGGCAAATGGTCGGTCGAGGCGGCCAAGATGGCGGTCGAGGATTTCGGCGGCAAGGTACAGGGCGCGCCGATCGAGATCATCAGCGCCGACCACCAGAACAAGCCCGATATCGCCTCCAACATTGCGCGGCAGTGGTATGACACCGAACAGGTCGATGCCATCATGGAACTGACGACCTCATCGGTCGCGCTCGCCGTCCAGGGGATTTCCAAGGAAAAGAAGAAAATCGATATCGTTACCGGCGCGGCGACCACCGAGCTGACCGGCAAGCAATGCTCGCCCTACGGCTTCCACTGGGCCTATGACACCCATTCTCAGGCGGTGGGAACAGGTGGCTCCCTGGTGCAGCAGGGCGGCGACAGCTGGTTCTTCGTCACCGTCGATTACGCCTTCGGCTATTCGCTCAAGGAGCAGACGGCCAAGTTCGTCGAGAGCCACGGCGGCAAGGTGCTGGGCGAGGTGCGCTATCCCCTGGGGTCGACCGATTATTCATCCTTCCTGCTGCAGGCGCAATCGTCGGGCGCCAAGGTCATCGGGCTGGCGAATGCCGGCCTGGACACGTCCAACTCCATCAAGCAGGCGGCCGAATTCGGCATCGTCCAGGGCGGCCAACGCCTTGCGGCACTTCTGTTCACACTGGCCGAGGTGCATGGGCTGGGCCTTCAGGCCGCGCAGGGCGTCGTGCTGACCGAGGGCTATTACTGGGATCGCGACGACAAGAGCCGCGAATTCGGGCAGCGCTTTTTCAAGCGCACCAACCGCATGCCGAACATGATCCAGGCCGCGACCTATTCGGCGGTGACGCAGTATCTGAAGGCGATCGACAAGGCCGGCACCGATGAGACCGAGGCCGTCGCCAAGCAATTGCATTCAATGCCGGTGGACGACGCCGTTATGACCAACGGCAAGGTGCAGTCCGACGGCAACATGGTCCACGACATGTATCTCTACCAGGTCAAGGCGCCCAGCGAGAGCACCAAGGACTGGGACTACTACAAATATCTCGCCACCATCCCCGGCAACGAGGCCTTCCTGAGCGAGAAGGACAGCGGCTGTCCAACGGCGGCCCAGTGA
- a CDS encoding N-formylglutamate amidohydrolase, translating into MPISPERQAELDGLGEDNVEILNPDGGFPCLILCDHASSALPSRYGALGLAPDDLRKHIGVDIGIDGVARGLAARLDAPLLSTRWSRLLLDCNRWIADPRLILSESDGIDVPANHGITDEEWQLRCDRYFWPYHRAVGRAVEALRMRERFPFLLSLHSCTRQLGSDYRKWDAGTIWHESDSLSNALIEALGQRGDLLLGDNAPYSGIGGTFTIDYHSWGTGLPACGLEIVNDGLRTDQAIAGWTDRLTAALAGIAARREQVWTLHNGRGHPPLQA; encoded by the coding sequence ATGCCGATCAGCCCTGAACGCCAAGCCGAGCTGGACGGGCTTGGCGAAGACAATGTCGAGATCCTGAACCCGGATGGCGGCTTCCCCTGCCTGATCCTGTGCGACCACGCCAGCAGCGCCCTACCTTCACGCTACGGGGCGCTCGGGCTCGCCCCGGATGATTTGCGCAAGCATATCGGCGTCGACATCGGCATTGACGGTGTGGCGCGCGGTCTTGCCGCCCGGCTGGATGCGCCGCTGCTGTCGACCCGCTGGTCGCGACTTCTCCTCGATTGCAACCGCTGGATCGCCGATCCGCGCCTGATCTTGAGCGAAAGCGACGGCATTGATGTGCCGGCAAACCACGGCATCACGGATGAGGAATGGCAGCTTCGCTGCGACCGCTATTTCTGGCCCTACCATCGCGCCGTCGGCCGGGCCGTCGAGGCCTTACGGATGAGAGAGCGCTTTCCCTTCCTGCTGTCGCTGCACAGCTGCACAAGGCAGCTTGGTTCCGACTACCGCAAATGGGACGCGGGCACGATCTGGCACGAGAGCGACAGCCTGTCGAACGCGCTGATCGAGGCGCTCGGGCAACGGGGAGACCTGCTGCTTGGCGACAACGCGCCCTATTCCGGCATCGGCGGCACCTTCACCATCGACTATCACAGCTGGGGCACCGGCCTTCCGGCCTGCGGCCTGGAAATCGTCAATGACGGGTTGCGGACAGACCAGGCGATCGCCGGCTGGACCGACCGGCTGACCGCAGCGCTGGCTGGAATAGCGGCGCGCCGCGAACAGGTCTGGACCCTGCACAATGGCCGCGGGCATCCGCCCTTGCAGGCGTAA
- a CDS encoding ABC transporter ATP-binding protein, producing MAPPDLSANEPLVVLSARGLRRDFAGFVAVKNVDLDVRHRNIHALIGPNGAGKTTVFNLLTKFLAPTSGRIELLGTDITRTPPAKVARMGLVRSFQISAIFPHLSVLDNVRVALQRPAGLGVQFWRSLAALDRLTPRAMELLRSVGLDDARNKLAGDLSYGRKRVLEIATTLALDPKVLLLDEPMAGMGHEDVATVSALIRSVASDRAVLMVEHNLTVVADLCDWITVMQRGEVLAAGDYATVSRDERVKVAYMGTADD from the coding sequence ATGGCGCCGCCTGACCTCAGCGCGAACGAGCCGCTTGTGGTGCTGTCCGCCCGCGGGCTGCGGCGCGATTTTGCCGGCTTCGTTGCCGTCAAGAATGTCGATCTCGATGTCCGCCACCGCAACATCCATGCCCTGATCGGTCCCAATGGCGCCGGCAAGACGACCGTCTTCAACCTGCTCACCAAGTTCCTGGCGCCGACCAGCGGCCGGATCGAACTGCTCGGCACCGATATCACCCGCACGCCGCCGGCAAAGGTAGCGCGCATGGGGCTGGTGCGCTCGTTCCAGATATCGGCGATCTTTCCGCACCTCAGCGTGCTCGACAATGTGCGCGTCGCACTGCAGCGGCCAGCCGGGCTCGGCGTCCAGTTCTGGCGCTCGCTCGCCGCGCTCGATCGGTTGACGCCGCGCGCGATGGAGCTGCTGCGCTCCGTCGGCCTCGACGATGCCCGTAACAAATTAGCCGGCGATCTTTCCTATGGCCGGAAACGCGTGCTCGAGATCGCCACCACCCTGGCGCTGGATCCGAAAGTGCTGCTTTTGGACGAGCCGATGGCCGGCATGGGGCATGAGGACGTCGCCACGGTTTCCGCCCTCATCCGTTCGGTCGCCAGCGACCGTGCGGTTTTGATGGTTGAGCACAATCTGACGGTCGTGGCCGATCTTTGCGACTGGATAACCGTCATGCAGCGCGGCGAGGTGCTTGCGGCCGGCGACTACGCCACCGTCAGCCGCGATGAACGCGTGAAGGTCGCCTATATGGGCACTGCCGATGACTAG
- a CDS encoding rhamnan synthesis F family protein, with product MPDFLPREPRKGEAWGVDRSSALSEISVHTPGRYIVELSPTDRRMPFLRVNVRRPGHADRIVYVPVTRRTSYLLRSSEGGLVLQFDGSDIAAASIRPLRIGDVGTVLRRRRRQKGFELPLGQGIVLRPLLHIAGPEGRDLTHSLKSLAAWGFGVASTNLQKTLSRHFEGPSIRPPEHLPIAEPKIVVALHLHYPDLWPEFEALLEAIGRPFHLILTLTRPDAALAQRVHARFRNAEVIVYDNRGRDVGPFIQLLREGRLDPFDLICKLHGKKSDLSGPRMILGEVWRQASVFDLVGSRAVVDRIIAEFGRSRDTEMIGSRRFRLPNEWKSEDAAWGKNKAMILNLLETMGVATDCPLDFFAGTMFWVRRDALEPLKQLDLSLASFPSETGQQDGTLQHALERILGMICTKISGTAWDDENAA from the coding sequence TTGCCTGATTTCCTGCCCCGCGAGCCGCGAAAAGGAGAGGCATGGGGTGTCGACCGAAGCAGTGCCCTGAGCGAAATCTCCGTCCACACGCCGGGACGCTACATCGTCGAGCTTTCGCCGACAGACAGGCGGATGCCGTTTCTTCGGGTCAATGTTCGCCGCCCAGGACATGCCGACAGGATCGTCTATGTGCCGGTTACCAGGCGGACGTCCTATCTGCTCAGAAGCAGCGAAGGCGGCCTAGTGTTGCAATTCGATGGAAGCGACATCGCTGCCGCAAGCATCCGCCCCCTGAGGATCGGGGATGTTGGCACAGTGTTGCGCCGCCGCCGGCGCCAGAAAGGATTTGAACTGCCACTGGGCCAAGGCATTGTCCTGCGCCCTCTCCTGCATATTGCGGGACCGGAAGGGCGCGATTTGACCCATTCGCTTAAAAGCCTCGCAGCCTGGGGCTTTGGGGTGGCAAGTACCAATCTGCAGAAGACCCTGTCGCGGCACTTTGAAGGCCCCTCGATCCGACCTCCGGAACACCTGCCCATCGCCGAGCCGAAGATCGTTGTTGCGTTGCATCTGCATTATCCCGACCTCTGGCCCGAATTCGAGGCGCTGCTGGAGGCGATCGGTCGTCCGTTCCATCTCATCCTCACACTGACCCGACCCGATGCGGCACTCGCGCAACGCGTCCATGCCCGATTTCGGAACGCCGAGGTCATTGTCTATGACAATCGCGGTCGCGACGTCGGTCCCTTCATCCAATTGCTCCGCGAAGGACGGCTCGATCCCTTCGATCTTATCTGCAAACTGCACGGCAAGAAGTCGGATCTGAGTGGACCGCGGATGATCCTTGGTGAGGTTTGGCGCCAGGCGAGTGTCTTCGACCTGGTCGGATCGCGCGCCGTGGTCGACCGCATCATCGCCGAGTTCGGGCGTTCGCGGGACACTGAGATGATCGGGTCCCGTCGCTTTCGATTGCCCAATGAATGGAAGAGCGAGGACGCCGCGTGGGGCAAGAACAAGGCGATGATCCTCAACCTGCTGGAGACGATGGGGGTGGCGACTGACTGCCCCCTCGACTTCTTTGCCGGAACGATGTTCTGGGTTCGGCGCGACGCGCTGGAACCTCTCAAGCAGCTTGATCTGTCCCTGGCGTCATTTCCCAGCGAGACAGGTCAGCAAGACGGCACGTTGCAGCATGCGCTCGAGCGGATACTCGGAATGATCTGCACGAAGATCTCCGGAACTGCCTGGGACGATGAGAATGCAGCCTGA
- a CDS encoding ABC transporter ATP-binding protein, with protein sequence MTSAAPLLAVRGLNAWYGEGHALHGVDLEVFRGETVTLLGRNGVGKTTTLRAIMGLIRKRTGEVVFDGADLMRLPLHCTAHQGIGFVPEERGIFATLTVDENLVLPPVVAEGGMSVAEIFDLFPNLKERRNSPGTRLSGGEQQMLAIARMLRTGVKMLLLDEPTEGLAPVIVQRIGELLVTLKKRGMTILLVEQNFRFASRVADRFYLMEHGKVVAGFPVGELADRMTQLHDVLGV encoded by the coding sequence ATGACTAGCGCCGCACCCCTGCTTGCGGTCCGCGGCCTCAACGCCTGGTATGGCGAGGGCCATGCGCTGCACGGCGTCGATCTGGAAGTGTTTCGCGGCGAGACGGTGACGCTGCTCGGCCGCAACGGCGTCGGCAAGACGACGACGCTGCGCGCCATCATGGGGCTGATCCGCAAGCGCACCGGCGAGGTCGTCTTCGATGGCGCGGACCTGATGCGGCTGCCGCTGCACTGCACCGCGCATCAAGGCATCGGCTTCGTGCCCGAGGAGCGCGGCATCTTCGCGACACTGACGGTCGATGAGAATCTGGTCCTGCCGCCGGTCGTCGCCGAGGGCGGCATGAGCGTCGCCGAAATATTCGATCTCTTCCCCAATCTGAAGGAACGGCGCAACAGTCCCGGCACGAGGCTGTCGGGCGGCGAACAGCAGATGCTGGCGATCGCGCGCATGCTGCGGACCGGCGTGAAGATGCTGCTTCTCGACGAGCCCACCGAGGGCCTCGCTCCCGTCATCGTGCAGCGCATCGGCGAGCTGCTGGTGACGTTGAAGAAGCGCGGCATGACGATCCTGCTGGTCGAGCAGAATTTCCGCTTCGCCAGCCGTGTCGCCGATCGTTTCTATCTGATGGAGCACGGCAAGGTCGTCGCCGGGTTCCCGGTCGGCGAACTGGCCGACCGCATGACGCAGCTCCACGACGTTCTGGGTGTATGA
- a CDS encoding NAD(P)/FAD-dependent oxidoreductase yields the protein MTKGQAMSTVGSLYENTAPTAPATDVLSGNHDADFVIFGAGYTGLSAAIYVARRGVKTIVLEAHGIGHGGSGRNHGHCVPVLGFINPKAAAEKLGAERGERNTRILADSGAKVFSYIRDYGIDCEAAPTGALQLAHSPKAMPAMERQHAFYASLGKKPLLLDRDQAVRMTGSQDFHGGWLHPDGGHLNPLAYVRGLARAAMLEGAALHTGSPAISIERQRGVWVITCPQGTVRAKRVGVATNAYTGNLLPPLGRSFFTMISYAIASEPLDPRLRQSIVPGNQSVGDSRPDVRYFRFDRDNRLIVGGLLEMVRGANFARTAAFMTRRMQGLFPQIGAIKWRWHWSGQLAINMDRAPHLYNPAEGLFELVGYSGRGVPTATALGEVLGEAGCGVPAGELPMEISELKPLAAGPLLSALVPRLRGPINRVRSIWS from the coding sequence GTGACGAAAGGGCAAGCCATGTCGACCGTCGGCAGCCTCTATGAGAACACTGCGCCCACCGCGCCAGCGACGGATGTGCTGAGCGGAAACCATGACGCCGACTTCGTCATCTTCGGCGCCGGCTATACCGGCCTGTCGGCCGCCATCTACGTGGCCCGGCGCGGCGTCAAGACCATCGTTCTGGAAGCACATGGCATCGGCCATGGCGGCTCGGGGCGGAACCATGGCCACTGCGTGCCGGTGCTGGGCTTCATCAACCCGAAGGCGGCGGCCGAAAAGCTCGGCGCCGAACGCGGCGAACGCAACACCAGGATCCTGGCGGATTCCGGCGCCAAGGTGTTTTCCTACATCCGCGACTACGGCATCGATTGCGAAGCGGCACCGACGGGCGCGCTGCAGCTGGCGCACAGCCCCAAGGCGATGCCGGCCATGGAGCGGCAGCACGCCTTCTATGCCAGCCTCGGCAAGAAGCCGCTGCTGCTCGACCGCGATCAGGCGGTGCGGATGACGGGATCGCAGGATTTCCACGGCGGCTGGCTGCATCCCGATGGCGGGCATCTGAACCCGCTCGCCTATGTGCGCGGGCTGGCCCGTGCGGCAATGTTGGAAGGGGCCGCACTCCATACCGGATCGCCGGCGATCTCCATCGAGAGGCAGCGTGGCGTGTGGGTGATCACCTGTCCGCAAGGAACGGTGCGGGCCAAGCGGGTGGGCGTCGCCACCAACGCCTATACCGGCAATCTGCTGCCGCCGCTCGGCAGATCCTTCTTCACCATGATCTCCTATGCCATCGCCAGCGAGCCGCTCGACCCCAGGCTGCGGCAGAGCATCGTGCCCGGCAACCAGAGCGTCGGCGATTCGAGGCCTGACGTGCGCTACTTCCGTTTCGACCGGGACAACCGGCTGATCGTCGGCGGGCTGCTGGAAATGGTCCGCGGCGCCAATTTCGCCAGGACGGCCGCCTTCATGACCCGGCGCATGCAAGGGCTGTTTCCGCAGATCGGCGCGATCAAATGGCGCTGGCACTGGTCGGGACAGCTGGCGATCAACATGGACCGCGCGCCGCATCTCTACAATCCGGCCGAGGGCCTGTTCGAACTCGTCGGCTATTCCGGCCGTGGCGTGCCGACCGCGACGGCGCTTGGCGAGGTGCTGGGTGAAGCCGGCTGCGGTGTGCCTGCGGGTGAATTGCCGATGGAGATATCCGAGCTGAAACCGCTCGCCGCCGGCCCTCTCTTGTCGGCGCTGGTGCCGCGGCTGCGCGGACCGATCAACCGCGTCCGGTCGATCTGGAGCTGA
- a CDS encoding glycoside hydrolase family 99-like domain-containing protein — protein sequence MIFIKSITSRRRWKRFRIWQRISASGQFDGPWYLAQNRDVAASGIDPILHYIDHGAAEFRNPNPDFDTEYYLTSYPDVALAAMNPLDHYVRFGKSEECETRRAPATNSTMAAGGSIQRPGTYVPRSSERRPAALRARVIAFYLPQFHPIPENDAFWGKGFTEWTNVTRAVPQFDGHYQPRLPADLGFYDLRVKDIQKEQIEIAMQYGISGFCFHFYWFNGKRVLEMPITQFVENDAHELGFCINWANEPWSRRWDGRDQEVLIPQSHSPEDDLAFIEYVSGYFRDRRYIRIGGKPLLMVYRPGLFPSATETAQRWRAYCRDAGIGEIFLAYPQSFDTVDPAEFGFDAAIEFPPNLGTFPEISASIPTLKSGFTGRIYDWTELADRSGAYPQAPYTLFRGLCPSWDNTARRMAAAYILVNASPSRYGEWLSNAVVDTCDRFADFDSRLIFVNAWNEWAEGAYLEPDARYGYAYLQETRDVLAAPPAAGKLPRGPSWRVLFVSHDAALGGAQASLINIIQWLQSHTDLEIKVLCLAGGQQLEQLRGVVDTVLLNDLVSETDTTATKLARIRAWYGGEPDLIYCNSLATGRLHALLC from the coding sequence ATGATCTTTATAAAATCGATCACCAGCAGGAGGCGGTGGAAGAGATTTCGGATCTGGCAACGAATTAGCGCCAGCGGACAGTTCGATGGACCATGGTATCTGGCTCAAAATCGGGATGTCGCCGCGAGCGGGATCGACCCGATCCTCCACTACATCGATCATGGTGCCGCCGAGTTCCGAAACCCGAATCCGGACTTCGACACCGAGTACTATCTGACCAGCTATCCCGACGTCGCTTTGGCGGCGATGAATCCGCTGGATCACTATGTCCGCTTCGGCAAGAGTGAAGAGTGCGAGACCCGGCGTGCTCCGGCCACGAATTCGACTATGGCCGCAGGCGGCTCCATTCAAAGGCCCGGCACCTATGTGCCGCGATCCAGCGAGAGGCGACCCGCCGCTTTGCGCGCGCGCGTCATTGCCTTCTACCTACCGCAGTTCCACCCGATTCCTGAAAATGATGCCTTTTGGGGGAAGGGCTTCACGGAATGGACGAATGTGACACGGGCGGTGCCACAGTTCGACGGTCACTATCAGCCCCGACTGCCGGCGGATCTCGGCTTCTATGACCTGCGGGTGAAAGACATCCAGAAGGAACAGATCGAGATCGCCATGCAGTATGGCATTTCGGGATTCTGTTTTCACTTCTACTGGTTCAACGGCAAGCGCGTCCTCGAGATGCCGATCACCCAATTTGTCGAAAATGATGCTCACGAACTGGGCTTCTGCATCAATTGGGCAAACGAGCCCTGGAGCCGCCGTTGGGATGGGCGCGACCAGGAGGTGCTGATCCCGCAATCGCACTCGCCCGAGGACGACCTGGCTTTCATCGAATACGTATCCGGCTATTTCCGCGACCGGCGATACATCCGTATCGGCGGCAAGCCACTGCTTATGGTCTACCGGCCCGGATTGTTTCCGTCAGCAACTGAAACGGCACAGCGCTGGAGAGCTTATTGCCGGGATGCCGGCATCGGCGAGATTTTTCTTGCCTATCCGCAGTCGTTCGACACGGTCGATCCTGCGGAATTTGGATTCGACGCAGCCATCGAGTTTCCCCCAAATCTCGGAACGTTTCCCGAGATCAGCGCCAGTATCCCAACGCTCAAGAGCGGCTTCACGGGGAGGATCTATGACTGGACGGAGCTTGCTGATCGCAGCGGCGCCTACCCGCAGGCCCCCTACACGCTGTTTCGCGGACTTTGCCCTTCCTGGGACAACACGGCGCGGAGAATGGCGGCTGCCTATATTCTGGTGAACGCGTCGCCGTCGCGCTACGGAGAATGGCTCAGCAACGCGGTCGTCGATACATGCGATCGTTTTGCCGATTTCGACAGCCGCCTGATCTTCGTCAATGCCTGGAACGAATGGGCGGAGGGAGCCTATCTCGAGCCCGACGCGCGCTACGGCTACGCCTATCTGCAGGAGACACGGGACGTTCTGGCGGCTCCGCCAGCGGCCGGCAAATTGCCCAGGGGTCCATCCTGGCGCGTTTTGTTCGTGTCGCACGATGCGGCTCTCGGCGGAGCGCAGGCATCGCTGATCAATATCATCCAGTGGCTCCAATCGCACACGGATCTGGAGATCAAGGTGCTGTGCCTGGCAGGTGGTCAACAGCTCGAACAGCTCCGAGGCGTCGTCGATACCGTCCTTCTGAACGATCTGGTTTCGGAGACCGACACGACCGCTACCAAGCTGGCCCGCATCAGGGCTTGGTACGGCGGCGAGCCGGACCTCATCTATTGCAACAGCTTGGCGACCGGCCGTCTGCACGCGCTGCTTTGCTGA
- a CDS encoding branched-chain amino acid ABC transporter permease — protein sequence MTMVFGIPVQALLGQLLVGLINGSFYAMLSLGLAVIFGLLRVINFAHGAQYMLGAFVGYLLLTYLGIGYWPALILAPLIVGLFGIVVERLALSRLYDTDPLYGLLFTFGLELVLEGIFRYYYGVSGNPYAVPPLLSGGTNLGFMFLPNYRGWVVVASLIVCFGTWALIEKTRLGSYLRAATENPRLVQAFGVNVPLLLTLTYGLGSALAGLAGILAAPVYQVSPLMGSDLIIVVFAVVVIGGMGSILGAIITGYMLGLAEGLTKVFYPEASNLVVFVIMAIVLLVRPAGLFGRDV from the coding sequence ATGACGATGGTCTTCGGAATCCCCGTCCAGGCACTCCTCGGCCAGTTGCTGGTCGGCCTGATCAATGGCTCCTTCTACGCCATGCTGAGCCTGGGCCTGGCCGTGATTTTCGGCCTGCTGCGCGTCATCAATTTCGCCCATGGCGCCCAGTATATGCTCGGCGCCTTCGTCGGGTATCTCTTGCTCACCTATCTCGGCATCGGCTATTGGCCCGCTCTGATCCTCGCGCCGCTGATCGTCGGCCTCTTCGGCATCGTGGTCGAGCGCCTGGCGCTGTCGCGGCTATACGACACCGATCCGCTCTACGGCCTGCTCTTCACCTTCGGTCTCGAGCTCGTGCTCGAAGGCATATTCCGCTACTATTACGGTGTGTCGGGAAATCCCTACGCCGTGCCACCGCTGCTTTCGGGAGGCACCAATCTCGGCTTTATGTTCCTGCCCAACTATCGCGGCTGGGTCGTGGTTGCCTCGCTGATCGTCTGTTTCGGGACCTGGGCGCTGATCGAGAAGACCAGGCTCGGTTCCTATCTGCGCGCGGCAACCGAAAATCCCCGTCTCGTCCAGGCCTTCGGCGTCAACGTGCCGTTGCTGCTGACGCTGACCTACGGCCTCGGCTCCGCCCTTGCCGGGCTTGCCGGAATTCTGGCAGCCCCCGTCTATCAGGTGAGCCCGTTGATGGGATCGGATCTCATCATCGTCGTCTTCGCGGTCGTCGTGATCGGCGGCATGGGATCGATCCTTGGCGCGATCATCACCGGCTACATGCTTGGCCTCGCCGAAGGCCTGACCAAGGTCTTCTATCCCGAAGCTTCTAACCTCGTGGTCTTCGTCATCATGGCGATCGTGCTTCTGGTGCGGCCGGCAGGCCTGTTCGGAAGGGACGTCTGA